A window from Drosophila nasuta strain 15112-1781.00 chromosome 3, ASM2355853v1, whole genome shotgun sequence encodes these proteins:
- the LOC132794410 gene encoding transmembrane protein 184B isoform X1 yields the protein MSTTPASLIEAAITVSSVAAAVVSGNGTAATTTTVKPNTNYVVQMKTPAVAQEPLDPLLHVGDGIFLQTKTAQVLAGVFVWAALFVTCQQIYQHLRWYTNPQEQRWIVRILFIVPIYATYSWISLLFFNSDNVYIYFFTVRDCYEAFVIYNFLSLCYEYLGGEGNIMSEIRGKPIKTSCLYGTCCLKGKTYTIGFLRFCKQATLQFCLVKPLVAFIIIFLQAFGHYHDGDWSADGGYIYITIIYNISVSLALYGLYLFYFATRDLLTPFEPVLKFCTIKSVIFLSFWQGVGLAILEKAQVISPIVDSAGTVTSAGTVSAGYQNFFICIEMLFAAIALRYAFPYQVYARSCIGDGHGRSVTMQSISSSLKETMNPKDIMTDAIHNFHPQYQQYTQYSSGGKNSRGIRVSSYDPDDPSSGGGATQAASMGGTNANGGGYNAVATGGGNNGCVAPKTLGNQRKFLPGGQRVATISQNYNEKTMLLSSDDEYQ from the exons ATGAGCACAACGCCGGCCAGTCTCATTGAGGCGGCAATAACTGTGAGcagcgtcgctgctgctgttgtgagtGGCAACGGAactgctgcaacaacaacaaccgtgAAACCGAATACGAATTACGTGGTACAAATGAAAACTCCAGCTGTTGCACAGGAGCCATTGGATCCACTCCTCCATGTGGGCGATGGCATATTCCTGCAAACGAAGACCGCACAGGTGCTAGCCGGCGTATTTGTCTGGGCAGCGCTGTTTGTCACATGTCAACAG ATCTATCAGCATTTGCGCTGGTATACCAATCCACAGGAGCAACGTTGGATAGTTCGCATATTGTTCATTGTGCCCATCTATGCCACCTATTCGTGGATTAGTTTGCTGTTCTTCAACTCGGACAATGTTTACATCTACTTCTTTACGGTGCGCGATTGCTATGAAG CCTTTGTCATTTACAACTTTCTGTCGCTGTGCTACGAATACTTGGGCGGCGAGGGCAACATTATGTCGGAGATACGTGGCAAGCCCATAAAGACATCGTGCTTGTATGGCACTTGCTGTCTCAAGGGCAAGACCTACACTATTGGCTTTCTGCGCTTCTGCAAGCAGGCAACGTTACAGTTCTGTTTGGTTAAGCCGCTGGTCGccttcatcatcatctttcTGCAGGCATTCGGACACTATCACGATGGCGACTGGAG CGCCGATGGCGGTTATATTTACATAACCATCATTTACAACATTTCCGTCTCGCTGGCTCTGTACGGTCTCTATCTGTTTTACTTTGCCACACGCGATCTGCTGACACCCTTTGAGCCCGTACTGAAATTCTGCACCATCAAATCGGTCATCTTCTTGTCCTTCTGGCAGGGCGTCGGCTTGGCCATTCTCGAGAAGGCTCAGGTCATATCGCCCATTGTTGACAGTGCTGGCACTGTCACATCGGCTGGTACCGTTTCCGCTGGCTATCAGAACTTTTTCATATGCATTGAAATGCTTTTCGCTGCCATTGCGTTGCGTTATGCTTTCCCCTATCAG GTTTATGCGCGCAGCTGCATTGGTGATGGCCATGGACGCTCTGTGACTATGCAATCGATTTCCAGCAGTCTTAAG GAAACCATGAATCCCAAGGATATTATGACAGATGCTATACACAATTTCCATCCACAGTACCAACAGTACACACAATACAGTTCAG GTGGCAAGAATTCGCGTGGCATTCGCGTGTCGAGCTACGATCCCGATGATCCAAGCAGCGGCGGTGGAGCAACTCAAGCGGCATCCATGGGCGGCACAAATGCAAACGGTGGTGGATACAATGCGGTGGCAACTGGCGGTGGCAACAATGGATGTGTGGCACCCAAGACTCTTGGCAATCAACGGAAATTCCTGCCGGGTGGACAACGTGTGGCGACCATCAGTCAGAACTACAATGAGAAGACCATGCTGCTAAGCAGCGATGATGAGTATCAGTAG
- the LOC132794409 gene encoding AF4/FMR2 family member lilli codes for MSVIIRLQNLPWTANARDIRNFFTGLSIPEGGVHIIGGEMGDAFIAFSTDEDARCAMLKDREKLMEIQVRLLLSSRAEMQKVIETARKVSVATAAAATVAAVPATAVAATVAAAAAAVAMPPVPQPPIIGSFISQLQQQVQLKQQSAAAPVLAATSVATAAAAAATATVPSFLAYQQQAGVSLADVSRHSPTDTSHFNARRSRNHIHSNSNARHSRSISRSRSRSRSRSSSSDDSRDSRDNRNIRDRDARDQHYHRDQRGLRKRRGDLRGDSSERDLKMPPAKPVLSPWAIAPAAVAAVAPQLGMMSVLPPGLQSYSSNTTTNNYNLNVAAPSQQQQQQLAELSAEQQQQQPIAFANVNPYAQMYPQLFQQQQLLLQQQATKVAAALSPGGNSNNNGNTAATTTDALVGNNGGNSNSGAPVAETCYIKISGMCTSTSYSDLRKYFAGLYIPHNGIKIVSGANGARTGVAYIEFSRVSSAQKALARNNTMFRDRLLQIVPIGDEEFEQADERSQRVGSNRESGAAATVAGNRGGAAASGAQPTLLVLYVEDLPQLTTEQDIMKMFSATCTIVDILLAPSPNNRREFVAFVLFARENEARSALEDTSRHYIGFRKLRVRGSNQVEMQNAKEKMRRANEQLQKEEQQQREDAEREQQKQQQQQQLQQQQLQQQQQQQQLLQQQQQQEQLLALQAKFSSDPRRRNNNEPQQQQQPQLQHNNNNNNNNMPPFGNMPFAFQQQQQLPNNNANNNMHNNGMHMNNNNNMGPGPFAMNNNNNNQPPPRQEDVFVRVHNCEYATRINDLGELFMTENLRIEHIEMLFNDRNQSAGEFIVEFGDAHNAKIAIREFHNRRFRGRGLRLAPITPQEIADRMNKPFMNYLPGGNGPRQTDKTPAPMQQQQQQQQQQQQQQSSRRRGPSRFDDADNRNNNTGNNPQQSLPPSHDSDDSNSSKQQHFNPFAARGAGPDDLLPPPITAPLMNGGDGPPANNVNDDGIPEKFTRPGCVVAMRNVPFKADLKDILRFFSDYKLSPEDILRRFNDEGKPTGDARVAFESQSEARSAFESRRRKQIFNRTIYLDII; via the exons ATGAGTGTCATTATTCGTTTGCAAAACTTGCCGTGGACGGCAAATGCGCGAGATATTCGCAATTTCTTCACGGGCCTCTCGATACCAGAGGGCGGTGTCCATATCATCGGTGGCGAAATGGGCGATGCCTTCATTGCTTTCAG CACCGATGAGGACGCACGCTGTGCCATGTTGAAGGATCGCGAGAAGCTAATGGAGATTCAGGTGCGATTGTTGCTCTCGTCGCGCGCCGAAATGCAAAAGGTGATCGAGACGGCGCGCAAAGTGAGCGTAGCAACTGCTGCGGCGGCAACTGTTGCCGCTGTGCCAGCCACCGCAGTAGCTGCCACAgtggctgcagctgcggctgcCGTAGCCATGCCCCCAGTGCCACAGCCGCCCATCATTGGCAGTTTCATTagtcagctgcagcagcaagtgcagcTCAAGCAGCAATCAGCCGCTGCGCCAGTTCTAGCAGCAACCAGtgttgccacagcagcagctgcagcagcaacagcaacagttccCTCTTTTTTGGCTTACCAACAGCAGGCGGGCGTATCGCTGGCCGATGTCTCCAGACACTCGCCCACAGACACGTCCCATTTCAATGCGCGACGCTCTCGCAATCATattcacagcaacagcaatgccCGACATAGTCGCAGCATAAGTCGATCGcgcagtcgcagccgcagccgctCGAGCAGCAGCGATGACAGTCGCGATAGTCGTGACAATCGCAACATACGCGATCGCGATGCTCGCGATCAGCATTATCATCGCGATCAACGTGGACTACGCAAGCGACGCGGCGATCTGCGTGGCGACAGCAGCGAGCGCGACTTGAAAATGCCGCCAGCCAAGCCGGTGTTGTCGCCATGGGCCATTGCaccagcagctgttgctgctgtggcgccACAGTTGGGCATGATGTCTGTGTTGCCGCCAGGGCTGCAgagctacagcagcaacacgaccaccaacaactacaatcTCAATGTAGCTGCGCcttcgcagcagcagcagcaacagttggcTGAACTATCAGccgaacaacagcaacagcaaccgatTGCCTTTGCCAATGTCAATCCGTATGCACAAATGTATCCGCAACTctttcagcagcagcaactgttgctgcaacagcaggcAACCAAAGTGGCCGCGGCCTTGTCGCCAGGcggcaacagtaacaacaacggcaacacagcagcaaccacaacggATGCTCTGGTAGGTAACAAcggtggcaacagcaactcggGTGCGCCTGTCGCCGAGACGTGCTACATTAAGATTAGCGGCATGTGCACGAGCACCTCGTACAGTGATCTACGCAAGTATTTTGCCGGTCTCTACATCCCACACAATGGCATCAAGATTGTGAGCGGTGCCAACGGGGCACGCACCGGGGTCGCCTACATTGAGTTTTCTCGTGTTTCGAGTGCCCAGAAAGCTTTGGCTCGCAACAACACCATGTTCCGGGATCGTTTGCTGCAGATTGTGCCCATCGGTGATGAAGAGTTCGAGCAGGCGGATGAACGTTCTCAACGTGTTGGCAGCAACAGAGAAAGcggagcagctgcaacagttgctggcAATCGTGGTGGTGCAGCTGCTTCGGGGGCACAGCCAACGCTCTTGGTGCTCTATGTGGAGGATCTGCCGCAGCTGACCACCGAACAGGACATTATGAAAATGTTCTCGGCCACGTGCACCATTGTGGACATATTGCTGGCACCCAGTCCGAACAATCGTCGTGAGTTTGTCGCCTTTGTGTTGTTTGCACGTGAGAATGAAGCGCGTTCCGCTTTGGAAGACACTTCGAGGCATTATATTGGCTTTAGAAAGTTGCGTGTGCGCGGCAGCAACCAGGTGGAGATGCAGAATGCCAAAGAGAAGATGCGGAGAGCCAACGAGCAGCTGCAGaaggaggagcagcagcagcgtgaGGATGCTGAGCgcgaacaacaaaagcagcagcaacaacaacagctgcagcaacaacagctacagcaacaacagcagcagcaacaattgctgcaacaacagcagcaacaggaacagTTGCTGGCGTTGCAGGCCAAATTCAGCAGCGATCCAAGACgacgcaacaacaatgagcctcaacagcagcagcaaccacagctgcaacacaacaacaataacaacaacaacaatatgccTCCCTTTGGCAACATGCCTTTTGCCtttcagcagcaacaacagctaccaaataacaatgccaacaacaacatgcacaACAATGGCATGcacatgaacaacaacaacaatatgggACCAGGTCCATTTGccatgaacaacaacaacaacaaccagccACCGCCTCGCCAAGAGGATGTCTTTGTGCGTGTCCACAACTGTGAATATGCCACACGCATCAATGATCTCGGCGAGCTTTTTATGACCGAAAATCTGCGCATCGAGCACATTGAGATGCTCTTCAATGATCGCAATCAGAGCGCCGGCGAGTTCATTGTCGAGTTCGGGGATGCGCACAATGCCAAAATTGCCATACGTGAGTTTCACAATCGTCGCTTTCGTGGGCGTGGTCTGCGCTTGGCGCCCATCACGCCGCAAGAGATTGCGGATCGCATGAATAAACCGTTTATGAACTATTTGCCCGGTGGCAATGGGCCACGACAAACGGACAAGACACCAGCGcccatgcaacagcagcagcaacaacaacaacagcagcagcagcaacaatcgtCGCGTCGTCGTGGTCCAAGTCGCTTCGATGATGCTGAcaatcgcaacaacaacactggCAACAATCCTCAGCAATCGCTGCCACCGTCACATGACagcgacgacagcaacagctccAAGCAGCAGCACTTTAATCCTTTTGCCGCACGTGGTGCGGGTCCCGATGATCTGCTGCCGCCTCCTATTACTGCCCCGCTTATGAATGGTGGCGATGGTCCGCCTGCTAACAATGTCAATGATGATGGCATTCCCGAGAAATTTACGCGTCCTGGCTGCGTCGTCGCTATGCGTAATGTGCCCTTCAAGGCGGATCTGAAGGATATTCTGCGTTTCTTTAGCGACTACAAACTAAGTCCCGAGGATATTCTACGGCGTTTCAATGACGAGGGCAAACCCACGGGCGATGCTCGTGTTGCCTTTGAATCGCAGTCGGAGGCACGTTCCGCTTTCGAGTCACGGCGACGAAAGCAAATTTTTAATCGCACTATTTATTTGGATATTATTTAA
- the LOC132794410 gene encoding transmembrane protein 184B isoform X2 has protein sequence MSTTPASLIEAAITVSSVAAAVVSGNGTAATTTTVKPNTNYVVQMKTPAVAQEPLDPLLHVGDGIFLQTKTAQVLAGVFVWAALFVTCQQIYQHLRWYTNPQEQRWIVRILFIVPIYATYSWISLLFFNSDNVYIYFFTVRDCYEAFVIYNFLSLCYEYLGGEGNIMSEIRGKPIKTSCLYGTCCLKGKTYTIGFLRFCKQATLQFCLVKPLVAFIIIFLQAFGHYHDGDWSADGGYIYITIIYNISVSLALYGLYLFYFATRDLLTPFEPVLKFCTIKSVIFLSFWQGVGLAILEKAQVISPIVDSAGTVTSAGTVSAGYQNFFICIEMLFAAIALRYAFPYQVYARSCIGDGHGRSVTMQSISSSLKETMNPKDIMTDAIHNFHPQYQQYTQYSSEVTSAQRYEKL, from the exons ATGAGCACAACGCCGGCCAGTCTCATTGAGGCGGCAATAACTGTGAGcagcgtcgctgctgctgttgtgagtGGCAACGGAactgctgcaacaacaacaaccgtgAAACCGAATACGAATTACGTGGTACAAATGAAAACTCCAGCTGTTGCACAGGAGCCATTGGATCCACTCCTCCATGTGGGCGATGGCATATTCCTGCAAACGAAGACCGCACAGGTGCTAGCCGGCGTATTTGTCTGGGCAGCGCTGTTTGTCACATGTCAACAG ATCTATCAGCATTTGCGCTGGTATACCAATCCACAGGAGCAACGTTGGATAGTTCGCATATTGTTCATTGTGCCCATCTATGCCACCTATTCGTGGATTAGTTTGCTGTTCTTCAACTCGGACAATGTTTACATCTACTTCTTTACGGTGCGCGATTGCTATGAAG CCTTTGTCATTTACAACTTTCTGTCGCTGTGCTACGAATACTTGGGCGGCGAGGGCAACATTATGTCGGAGATACGTGGCAAGCCCATAAAGACATCGTGCTTGTATGGCACTTGCTGTCTCAAGGGCAAGACCTACACTATTGGCTTTCTGCGCTTCTGCAAGCAGGCAACGTTACAGTTCTGTTTGGTTAAGCCGCTGGTCGccttcatcatcatctttcTGCAGGCATTCGGACACTATCACGATGGCGACTGGAG CGCCGATGGCGGTTATATTTACATAACCATCATTTACAACATTTCCGTCTCGCTGGCTCTGTACGGTCTCTATCTGTTTTACTTTGCCACACGCGATCTGCTGACACCCTTTGAGCCCGTACTGAAATTCTGCACCATCAAATCGGTCATCTTCTTGTCCTTCTGGCAGGGCGTCGGCTTGGCCATTCTCGAGAAGGCTCAGGTCATATCGCCCATTGTTGACAGTGCTGGCACTGTCACATCGGCTGGTACCGTTTCCGCTGGCTATCAGAACTTTTTCATATGCATTGAAATGCTTTTCGCTGCCATTGCGTTGCGTTATGCTTTCCCCTATCAG GTTTATGCGCGCAGCTGCATTGGTGATGGCCATGGACGCTCTGTGACTATGCAATCGATTTCCAGCAGTCTTAAG GAAACCATGAATCCCAAGGATATTATGACAGATGCTATACACAATTTCCATCCACAGTACCAACAGTACACACAATACAGTTCAG AAGTAACCTCAGCTCAGCGTTACGAAAAActgtaa
- the LOC132794412 gene encoding peroxisome biogenesis factor 10 encodes MDFRNARARQPEIVRSVQKDARYTNELAEDLSDILRITGPRNWIKYNQLCQLLAQLSYHGFASVNNLQTLGEEYTGIIQVDGNYKQIPSRLLQLMAIILEFGGDALFLRLLQKLELYIAEHQEIVPDAKKKLQHLIQRMRQSPSYIKALHKSLFYLDASKYQLSKRTTGINYVLIRHWLQPEFSLYGYKILGIITFLQVTVSLAIGGWETWKEHKRQQLEAIKQAGKRFLQRESSVKSSAGDAPQCILCMEPRQNNSLTPCGHLFCWSCILEWLEERDECPLCRESLKKSQVIQLQNYA; translated from the exons ATGGACTTTCGTAACGCCCGTGCCCGTCAACCGGAAATCGTGCGCTCCGTGCAAAAGGATGCACGTTACACCAACGAATTGGCCGAGGACTTGTCAGATATATTGCGAATAACCGGGCCACGCAACTGGATCAAGTACAATCAGTTATGCCAACTGTTAGCTCAGTTAAGTTACCATGGCTTCGCCTCTGTCAATAACCTACAAACGTTGGGTGAGGAATACACAGGCATCATACAAGTGGATGGCAACTACAAGCAAATTCCCAGTCGACTG CTCCAACTGATGGCCATTATACTAGAGTTCGGTGGAGATGCGTTGTTCTTACGTCTGCTGCAAAAACTGGAACTCTACATAGCTGAGCACCAAGAGATTGTTCCGGATGCCAAGAAGAAGCTGCAACACCTCATTCAGCGCATGCGACAATCGCCCAGTTACATTAAGGCGTTGCACAAGTCTCTATTCTATCTGGACGCCAGCAAATATCAGCTGTCCAAGCGCACCACAGGCATCAACTATGTGCTAATCCGGCACTGGTTGCAGCCTGAGTTTTCGCTGTATGGCTACAAAATATTGGGCATCATTACATTCCTGCAAGTGACCGTCTCGCTGGCCATTGGTGGCTGGGAGACGTGGAAAGAGCACAAGCGCCAGCAACTGGAGGCCATCAAGCAGGCCGGAAAACGTTTTCTGCAGCGCGAGTCGAGTGTCAAGTCTTCAGCAGGAGATGCTCCTCAGTGTATTCTTTGCATGGAGCCGCGACAAAATAACAGTCTAACGCCGTGTGGTCATCTCTTCTGCTGGAGTTGCATACTCGAATGGCTTGAGGAACGTGACGAGTGTCCGTTGTGCCGTGAATCGCTGAAAAAGTCGCAGGTCATTCAACTGCAGAATTATGCCTAG
- the LOC132794411 gene encoding protein SCAR, with translation MALLTMSTKLNCLLNLKAMSALGLLLLVGAQGTTIISIKYPPQGNDRTALDPQPAQQPAKRDLSLSYAATNIDSKEGTRVKTITVIKNVGGVGVSDVGSSSAATSNRQVKLAINPELHKNEEWANAFRDNFESYGGLPDVPDIDDLFDFVNRKPSIEPKKETGTAKDAKEKPTESTTKSAPEPTKKATSEHAEDADDSDEAIVEKIKGDAELLPHIKQANILRLQAQELRQKQQQLQLHQQQQQQQPELEQTKRSLVNVNYSTPMHTVSQFFENYVQVLPNGYDYTKPEPEEPPQQQQQPCAVPVPPNNSIQVTTPSGRSYDIPQSNSSGNNGGINHPYLAPALAKRTQIQQPAAPQQPQSPPSYSTVNSIVPPIVQGQIPSQPPLPPQPLPPQPSPSISGAGAGGVSTSQRPYVAPSLRNNGLGINRGPLSTPQPSSLPPQPLPGNNFNNNNGNALPSYRLNGFGGNRPNIFRSRGLKY, from the coding sequence ATGGCCTTACTAACCATGAGCACAAAACTAAACTGTCTCTTAAATTTAAAGGCAATGTCGGCACTCGGGCTGCTTCTGCTTGTCGGCGCCCAGGGCACCACTATAATCAGCATCAAGTATCCGCCGCAGGGCAACGATCGAACTGCGCTGGACCCACAGCCGGCACAGCAACCAGCGAAGCGGGATCTTAGTCTAAGCTATGCGGCCACCAATATTGATTCCAAGGAGGGCACACGTGTGAAGACGATCACAGTGATCAAGAATGTGGGCGGCGTGGGCGTGAGCGATGTGGGATCATCGAGTGCGGCAACAAGCAACAGGCAAGTGAAGCTGGCCATTAATCCCGAGCTGCATAAGAACGAGGAATGGGCGAATGCATTTCGCGATAACTTTGAATCCTATGGCGGGCTGCCCGATGTGCCCGATATAGACGATCTCTTTGACTTTGTCAATCGCAAGCCGAGCATAGAGCCCAAAAAGGAGACGGGCACTGCCAAGGACGCCAAGGAGAAGCCAACGGAAAGCACAACAAAGTCAGCGCCAGAACCAACAAAAAAGGCGACCAGCGAACATGCCGAGGATGCAGACGACAGTGACGAGGCCATCGTGGAGAAGATCAAGGGAGATGCCGAACTATTGCCGCACATCAAGCAGGCCAACATATTGCGACTGCAGGCGCAGGAGTTaaggcaaaagcagcagcagttgcagctacatcagcagcagcagcaacaacagccagagCTGGAGCAGACAAAGCGTTCGCTGGTGAATGTTAACTATTCGACACCGATGCACACGGTGAGCCAATTCTTTGAGAACTATGTCCAAGTGCTGCCCAATGGCTATGACTACACAAAACCCGAACCGGAGgagccgccgcagcagcagcagcagccgtgTGCTGTTCCCGTGCCGCCCAACAACAGCATACAGGTGACAACGCCATCGGGTCGCAGTTATGACATACcacagagcaacagcagcggcaacaacggCGGCATCAATCATCCCTATTTGGCTCCAGCGCTAGCGAAGCGCACACAGATTCAACAACCAGCTGCTCCACAGCAACCGCAATCGCCGCCAAGCTATTCCACAGTCAACTCAATTGTGCCGCCCATTGTACAGGGACAAATTCCGTCGCAGCCGCCGTTGCCGCCTCAGCCTTTGCCACCGCAACCATCACCTTCAATATCTGGAGCAGGCGCTGGCGGCGTCTCCACCAGTCAGCGTCCGTATGTTGCGCCCAGCTTGCGCAACAATGGTCTGGGCATCAATCGTGGGCCGCTGTCGACGCCGCAGCCGTCGTCTCTGCCACCGCAACCGTTGCCTggcaataatttcaataataacaacggTAATGCTTTGCCTAGTTATCGCTTAAATGGTTTCGGCGGCAATCGTCCGAATATATTTCGATCGCGCGGCTTAAAATATTGA